A section of the Struthio camelus isolate bStrCam1 chromosome 18, bStrCam1.hap1, whole genome shotgun sequence genome encodes:
- the TNFRSF6B gene encoding tumor necrosis factor receptor superfamily member 6B isoform X1 has translation MLSYHMLTIRHPSKWMLAPLFLLLAELSSSFQPTYQWKDAMTNEKITCQQCPPGTFVAQHCTRERETVCEPCPDLHYTHYWNYLEKCRYCNVICEEKQVEVQQCNSTHNRVCQCREGYYSEMEFCIRHSECPPGSGVFKLGTSFENTQCRPCPRGFFSSSNSSTKPCQAHQDCSQQGKMTNVQGNQYHDTLCTSCGMGRGNSTQGPGGFLLPALEEEDCEQAVIDFVAYQNIPVRKLKRLQQILEHAPRKHVPGSRAAIQEKFRAYLIQLKEGHYEVTRELLDALRATKLHSIEEKVRERFLLY, from the exons TGGATGCttgctcctctcttcctcttactGGCTGAGCTCAGCTCCAGCTTCCAACCCACCTACCAATGGAAGGATGCTATGACGAATGAAAAAATTACTTGCCAGCAGTGCCCTCCAGGGACCTTCGTGGCACAGCACTgcaccagagagagagagacggtgTGCGAGCCCTGCCCGGATTTGCACTACACGCATTACTGGAACTACCTGGAGAAGTGCCGGTACTGTAATGTCATCTGTGAGGAGAAGCAGGTAGAAGTGCAGCAGTGCAATTCCACCCACAACAGAGTATGTCAGTGCCGGGAGGGCTATTATTCAGAAATGGAGTTCTGCATCAGGCACTCCGAGTGTCCTCCTGGCTCCGGCGTATTTAAACTGG gTACCTCCTTCGAGAACACCCAGTGTCGTCCCTGCCCCCGGggattcttctcttcctccaactCCAGCACCAAGCCATGCCAGGCCCACCAGGACTGCTCGCAGCAGGGGAAGATGACCAACGTCCAAGGAAATCAGTACCACGACACGCTCTGCACCTCCTGTGGAATGGGGAGAGGCAACAGCACGCAGGGACCAG GAGGTTTTCTCCTACCAGCTCTAGAAGAAGAGGACTGTGAACAAGCCGTGATAGACTTTGTGGCTTACCAGAACATCCCCGTGAGAAAGCTGAAGCGCCTGCAGCAGATCCTCGAGCACGCGCCGCGGAAGCACGtgccggggagcagggcagccatCCAGGAGAAGTTCAGGGCTTACCTCATCCAGCTGAAAGAGGGCCACTACGAAGTCACCAGGGAGCTGCTGGATGCACTGCGAGCCACCAAGCTGCACTCAATCGAGGAGAAGGTCCGGGAACGCTTCCTCTTGTACTGA
- the TNFRSF6B gene encoding tumor necrosis factor receptor superfamily member 6B isoform X2 has product MLSYHMLTIRHPSKWMLAPLFLLLAELSSSFQPTYQWKDAMTNEKITCQQCPPGTFVAQHCTRERETVCEPCPDLHYTHYWNYLEKCRYCNVICEEKQVEVQQCNSTHNRVCQCREGYYSEMEFCIRHSECPPGSGVFKLGTSFENTQCRPCPRGFFSSSNSSTKPCQAHQDCSQQGKMTNVQGNQYHDTLCTSCGMGRGNSTQGPALEEEDCEQAVIDFVAYQNIPVRKLKRLQQILEHAPRKHVPGSRAAIQEKFRAYLIQLKEGHYEVTRELLDALRATKLHSIEEKVRERFLLY; this is encoded by the exons TGGATGCttgctcctctcttcctcttactGGCTGAGCTCAGCTCCAGCTTCCAACCCACCTACCAATGGAAGGATGCTATGACGAATGAAAAAATTACTTGCCAGCAGTGCCCTCCAGGGACCTTCGTGGCACAGCACTgcaccagagagagagagacggtgTGCGAGCCCTGCCCGGATTTGCACTACACGCATTACTGGAACTACCTGGAGAAGTGCCGGTACTGTAATGTCATCTGTGAGGAGAAGCAGGTAGAAGTGCAGCAGTGCAATTCCACCCACAACAGAGTATGTCAGTGCCGGGAGGGCTATTATTCAGAAATGGAGTTCTGCATCAGGCACTCCGAGTGTCCTCCTGGCTCCGGCGTATTTAAACTGG gTACCTCCTTCGAGAACACCCAGTGTCGTCCCTGCCCCCGGggattcttctcttcctccaactCCAGCACCAAGCCATGCCAGGCCCACCAGGACTGCTCGCAGCAGGGGAAGATGACCAACGTCCAAGGAAATCAGTACCACGACACGCTCTGCACCTCCTGTGGAATGGGGAGAGGCAACAGCACGCAGGGACCAG CTCTAGAAGAAGAGGACTGTGAACAAGCCGTGATAGACTTTGTGGCTTACCAGAACATCCCCGTGAGAAAGCTGAAGCGCCTGCAGCAGATCCTCGAGCACGCGCCGCGGAAGCACGtgccggggagcagggcagccatCCAGGAGAAGTTCAGGGCTTACCTCATCCAGCTGAAAGAGGGCCACTACGAAGTCACCAGGGAGCTGCTGGATGCACTGCGAGCCACCAAGCTGCACTCAATCGAGGAGAAGGTCCGGGAACGCTTCCTCTTGTACTGA